The sequence acgtaaatgctctccaaaaatctaccccgaagtatgcttcttggagcaatgagggaacaaggtaaaaacgaataacctttgtgatatttttaaaagtgaccggtagggatactgagcctaaaattttttgcttgttgccgcccgcggtatatacgaacgcatgtaagggctgatattcgaagccgttatcctctaggaattctactccatttttccctaagatggagacgttggctcccgagtctaacaaccctacaagaaaactatttttaattctagcctttactaaaggcctttcgtcctctgtaagcgttaacgtggtggcttgcagcagtctacgctcctgtactctcctgtggtatctcttcctacatttcaaaatattttccgataccgggtagtgttcaaaaatggtatgtcttatgtgttcgtacctatgttccctttcttctaggtctgGTGAAAGctgcgtctggcaagcgacatccctatgctggcgtcgcagaattctaATCGGCTCGCTCATCtcggatgaagacgtttgactctcggcttcagaactgtctgtactgtcagggtaagttattattacttttgagggctcttctgccagggtactactgcacctcggaagctcaccacctccatgcagagattcgccctctgggtcagcgcacgggacgacgcctcgagcactggctgatgtgggagctatgaagccgaacgaggttcccccgccttctcgctcgggtactggtttccctgcctgcgatggtccctagggcatttaggggtgaatacacccttatacccacatttaaaacaaaaaggactttttatgggttcctcaaaatatatataggagtgccccattccctggcaattccagcattggattcccgagtagtccggtcttctgctgcgtctatattccagcgcctctatctgcggatctatctcgccgtcctcaccttccatcttcatgtccggggttgtcacgcgtgcctcgcttacatgccgtcctgggtaattggctcccagcagcttgctctctttcagcacttgttcacctctgcgtgctacatcgcgtagatcatggagggtccttacgtccgcattaaaaagcattagcttaaggctactgttgacgttcctttttattatgtcaatcagtagaagctctgacatcggctcccttaagcgcgcgttcaaggagattatgtccgcgtgaaacacgtcataacactcacttgccttttgcttgcgcatggagatctccatcatgatctcgtggtccgttttcaaagtgccaaactctctttttaacgagtagcacaaaaaggcatatgtcgcatttgggttttgttttgtgaacagccagtaccattcttcggctcgtcccgaaaggaataagtggaaactggccattatttgttcgtcagggcattgtgtgcgctcacacaaggtgtttaatttgaagaggaaatcggctacactcccagtgccgtcgaatgcgattttccactcctgcggttttacggctatgctgcttggagtcgggtacattggtggtactaccgatggcaatgggttacggtccatcctactcgcgttcctgtgttgctggtttgcttgctgcgtggattcgagagcggcgttgagctgggccatgttggctctaattgagcccatctctctccgcatttcctcctgcgaagcctggaacagttggtgtagcacgtccacccacgagcctccacgagtggcttcgtcctgcattcctacggtattcgcccgatcacttgcagcgtctccgaaatttccaatcccatgatttggtggtaaagcaccagctccttcgggtgcgtaGATCTGCACATtgggcattagccccgagatGTCGTGCGCGTTCGCGTGACTGGTGCTTATGGGTCTGTCTATTTTGTCGCGCGGGTCGTTCAGGTCCGAGCCTATGTTGATTAGCGCGGGATCTCCGCGATGTCCccctactggggtatgcaccaccaagggacgcctagcCTTGGAAAAAACCCCCCTATTactaccgccccggttctggctcCCTCGGAAGCTTCCCGCACTCCCAAACGGAGTAGTTCGGCCCTGTTGGCCGTacgactggtcgcgcgacatatcaaaaaaaaatctgttcaagtgaaaagaaaacttttgccacgtggggcgtttagaaaaaaaaattatataaaatttttttgagcgCAAATATTTGCTAAAACCTCTGGTCGATAATCGTATCGGGTCGCAGAGATCAGctcccaaaaaaaaaatcctcagttaatcaatgggaatgctgacatcccatccccAGAAGGCCGCAggttaggcaaaaaaaaaatttgatacaaacacattcatacttggccctagtgctcccaaccgcaatcgagggggggggtcttaaggcccccctccgagattggttggggccaccagggtccgctccaggcacacacgagtaggtctcaacacgcccagccgcaacgcaggggcagtctccaggggcttgcccctgggactggttgggggtgttgaggcctcccgtccattctcgctggacacccctcctgcctccgccgcaatgggtggagcggcttcgaaaccgctcccccagtctggtgggacagcaaggggtgccactctgaatcccagctcaacccgtcacaatccaggtggcactatgtgttgccacctgagacgtgggatgagctggggtcctacaactcatacactcacacactcataccaaGACGATACAAAATTCggcaaggaaacaaaaaaaaactactttacaaaaaaaatttaaacccaattagcggacaaaattattccatagccgactaacggaccacattccgggaaaataaaaaccccacttacaaaaaaaaataaagtgcgtgcagcactgcctcgctgggtgaaataaaaaaaatccggATAACTTGACGTGTAGTCTCGTGACGCCTTCGACTACTGCCCCCAATGAccagtccggacaacctgatccgtcaaccattccaccgcaacgcaggtggctgcttctgtggctgcccacctcggactggaggaatggtcaacttcacacgttgcccgaactgaccactgagaccagcgcctcaggtgccacgttgggcgccatctgttatggaatcgcatttacaatggaagcagtaaggaaggcggtcggcatgatgtgttggtgcacagtggctagtcattgtcggctggggcgggtctttgccaaccttactgttcctgcgccataaacagaaaaaagttcctatcatgcctatcaaaaaactcagctgtcagattcaaaaaaaacctgacagaagcgcagagacccactcaaaacgcttatcaataccaattaaaacgacatccggtcgaaccggatgccacggacagaccgttaacatgcaagtatttaaattcaaattcaaaagaaataacgcaaaaaaaataccGAACGAGAAGCGACCGGTTACCAACTctgaaaatcaaataataaaaaaaagctgaaaattaaaatacaacaaaagggccgaatataacttgggggcgccgcgggtgttgttgcgacgcccggtgctagacccaccctcaaaatccatggccaccgacgcacctatttttcggtggccccttacctgtataccctacgtgccttctaagtaaaaaagaacgccagcattcccattactacaatgtttttattgacaattcattcctGTGAAACTTAgactatatttatatttaatacatACTAGATAAATCTCTGAGGTTAAGACCAACGaacttttccccctttttttattTCGCTAATTTTAACAACTAGTTTAATTAGCGGCATAttgaaagcttttaaaaataacaggaaaaaaatgttttcgaaagaaattccaaaattttgcttCTAATTCTCCGTAACGTTATTGGGCTTTATTTATCCGTGTAAAACGGTATAGACAGAAATCtattgaaaattccaaaatgttcaAGGTTCTAAAGCAGTTCtcaagttttcaatttttttttcttttcgaaatcgtTGTGGACATTTTCTTTTACATAGCTTTCCTTATGTAATAACTTAGAATTTATATAGgtaaatagaagaaattaaatgacttttaaaatttgttgacAATTTTTGCGGGTACTTCCACGTTCACTACAATAGGTTCTTTTTGATGAAATGCAGAACTAAAATTATCTCTCTCTATCTATTATTCAACTTGCAGATGCATACaataaacttaaaaattgtatcattAAACCCATTCGGAAATTTTAGTATCCGTACGGAATCCTTTTAATATATTTCACACGTCTTGGAATGTTTCGGAATTCAAAGTTACTAGGCGTTGAacaaatttgatatattttcttccCCGGTTTTATTTCCGtgttaattattttagtttatctcatcttattttattttatcttaagttagtttgtttcattttattttattttatcttaatttagtttatttcatttgaggttattttatcttaatttagtttatttcattgtattttattttatcctaATTTAGTTTACTTCGGGTTAGTTGAAGGAGAACTAGAAGTCAAAaaaaagtattcatggaagtttaTTGGCAACTTCCCTGTTCGATGAACCATATGTGACTCATAATAGCGTAGTGGAATGGGTTCAtaagtcacatgtgactcatttctttatacaactttGATGACGCTGTCTGGGTACGAGCGTGTCGTTATAGATATTTGTGAGTTCTAAGTGAGCGTATATCCAAAAGAACCGGACTTTAGgaagtggaaaaaaatttggaaaaaaagtgtTCCTCCTGTTTTTTTTCTAATACccttttctcattttttcaaTTATTGATTATACTTCCAACTTCACTCAAACAAAAGGGCGTACTTATACACGCTTTTGACCTTTATGTATCAATTTACTGCTATTTGATTCGTAACttaagttatgtttttttttttcttctatatgTTCACCTgggactcattgaacgtggtaacaAGATTGGTTTTGCTACGTTCCTGAGTCACATTTGAATCACCCCGAATTGAATAGCCAAAATAAGATAAATATATGCAAAATCATTTATAAAATAGTATTCTATAATATGTATTCcaattattcaattaagcaatacaaaaattAATGGGCGTACGGCCTTCTCAAAGCGCTTGTCTAAAGCAGCGCATTCCTAATGCTATTGAAATGCATTCAATTTATCTTTAAATGGCTATGCTTATGGGtatatgaaaatgtaaatgtatgtgtgttAATTACTCCAATCTAGT is a genomic window of Eurosta solidaginis isolate ZX-2024a chromosome 4, ASM4086904v1, whole genome shotgun sequence containing:
- the LOC137249840 gene encoding uncharacterized protein, coding for MSRDQSYGQQGRTTPFGSAGSFRGSQNRGGSNRGVFSKARRPLVVHTPVGGHRGDPALINIGSDLNDPRDKIDRPISTSHANAHDISGLMPNVQIYAPEGAGALPPNHGIGNFGDAASDRANTVGMQDEATRGGSWVDVLHQLFQASQEEMRREMGSIRANMAQLNAALESTQQANQQHRNASRMDRNPLPSVVPPMYPTPSSIAVKPQEWKIAFDGTGSVADFLFKLNTLCERTQCPDEQIMASFHLFLSGRAEEWYWLFTKQNPNATYAFLCYSLKREFGTLKTDHEIMMEISMRKQKASECYDVFHADIISLNARLREPMSELLLIDIIKRNVNSSLKLMLFNADVRTLHDLRDVARRGEQVLKESKLLGANYPGRHVSEARVTTPDMKMEGEDGEIDPQIEALEYRRSRRPDYSGIQCWNCQGMGHSYIYFEEPIKSPFCFKCGYKGVFTPKCPRDHRRQGNQYPSEKAGEPRSAS